Proteins co-encoded in one Dendropsophus ebraccatus isolate aDenEbr1 chromosome 9, aDenEbr1.pat, whole genome shotgun sequence genomic window:
- the LOC138801584 gene encoding nucleoside diphosphate kinase A1: protein MAANKEQTFIAVKPDGVQRGLIGEIIKRFEQKGFRLVAMRMQQASKELLQEHYIDLKDRPFYKGLVEYMNSGPVVAMVWEGLNVVKTGRVMLGETNPADSKPGTIRGDFCIQVGRNIIHGSDSVESAKKEIALWFKPEELTNYTSCAYQWVCEN from the exons ATGGCCGCCAACAAGGAACAGACCTTCATCGCTGTCAAGCCTGATGGCGTCCAGCGCGGCCTCATCGGGGAAATCATCAAGCGATTCGAGCAGAAGGGATTCCGTCTGGTGGCCATGAGGATGCAGCAG GCTTCCAAGGAGCTTCTGCAGGAACATTACATCGACCTTAAGGATCGTCCCTTCTACAAAGGTTTGGTGGAATACATGAACTCCGGCCCTGTGGTCGCCATG GTCTGGGAAGGGTTGAATGTGGTGAAGACTGGTCGTGTGATGCTGGGTGAGACCAACCCTGCTGACTCCAAGCCCGGCACCATCCGGGGAGACTTCTGTATCCAGGTTGGCAG GAACATCATCCACGGCAGTGACTCTGTGGAGAGTGCCAAGAAGGAGATTGCCTTGTGGTTCAAGCCTGAGGAGCTGACCAATTACACAAGCTGTGCCTACCAGTGGGTGTGTGAGAACTGA